DNA sequence from the Fuscovulum ytuae genome:
GGAGGCCACCATCACGGCCGATGTGGCCATGAGGGAGAGCGCCATCGCGAAAGCGCAGAACAGCGCCGCATCCTCGATCCGTTGCAGCAAGCGCGAGGCGCCGCGGTGTTCGGTCGTGGTCGTGCGGAGTGCCGGAAGGGCAGTGCGTTTGGTGTCGGTCGTCATTGTCATCCTCCAGTTTATAAATCGGAAGAACGGATGGCCTTTGGCCTTGCTGCCTTGTCGAACCCTTGTCACCTGCACCGTCCCCACCCGGGGCACCGCCGGGGGGCGAACCCCCCACCAAATTTTGATTCGCAGTTTTGACCCGCTTGGGTTGTGCTGCTGATGCTGCAAGATATCTTAAGATGAAGTGGCAAGAGGCGGGCGGCCAAAAGGTAAGAGTAGGGAACCTCGGCGGTTTGAATGTGGCGCGTTGTTTCCGCACTGGAAACCAATCTTGGCCATAACCCCTGAAAACGCCTCATTTTTATTGAAATTGGAACCAATGGGTCTGTTTTGGGCCTGCCCGATGGATGCCACAATCTACCAATTCCGCCGCATTCCTATACGAACGGGGGGGAGCCCCGACCCGGTCTGGGTTGCGGTTAGAATCGGATCGCTCTCCCTCTGGTTGCCATTGATGCGACGAGGGTGGGGACATCCGGTCGGATAGGGTCAATTGTGGCGCCATGTGGGCGCCTGTACGAAAGTAGTATACAAAAGGATGTGAGGCGGGCCTGACAGCTTGGTGTCTTTGGACAGGCTGACCGATGCCCCGGATGAAACGGGGCTTGCCTGATGGGTTTCGCCGGGTTGATATATTCGCGCAATCATATCGACCCCGGAGACAGGATGACCCGCCGCCACGCTATCTTGCCGTCACGGGGCCAGGGCGTGTGGGTCGAATGGGCGGCGGCGCATGTTTGACAGTCTGAGTCCAGAGGAATGGCAGGCGGTGGCGCTGTCGCTGCGGGTGTCGTTTTGGGCGACGGTGGTGAGCCTGCCCTTGGGGATTTTCGTGGCCTATGCGTTGGCGCGGTGGGATTTCTGGGGCCGGCAGGTGTTGAACGGGCTGGTTCATCTGCCCTTGATCCTGCCGCCTGTCGTTACGGGGTATCTGCTGCTGATCACTTTCGGGCGGAAGGGGTATGTCGGGCAGTTCCTTGACCAGTGGTTCGGCATCGTGCTGGCCTTTCGCTGGACGGGGGCGGCGCTGGCGGCGGGGGTGATGGCTTTTCCGCTGATGGTGCGGGCGATCCGGCTGGCGATCGAGGCGGTGGACCCGAAACTGGAACAGGCGGCGGGCACCTTGGGCGCGTCGCGGGGATGGGTGTTCCTGACGGTGACGCTGCCCCTGATCCTGCCGGGGATCGTGGCGGGGGCGATCCTTGCCTTTGCCAAGGCCATGGGGGAATTCGGGGCGACGATTACCTTCGTGTCGAACATACCGGGGCAGACGCAGACGCTGCCTTCGGCGATTTACGCCTTTCTTCAGGTGCCGGGGGGCGAGGCGCAGGCCTTTCGCCTTGTGCTGGTGTCCATCGTGGTGGCGATGGGGGCGCTGCTTCTGTCGGAATGGGTCAGCCGGGCCGTGGCGCGGAGGATCGCGGGGGCATGACGCTGGAGGTGGCGCTTTCGCATCGGTTTGGCGGCTTTGCGCTGGAGGTGGATTTTACCGCGCCGCCGGGGGTGACGGCGCTGTTCGGACGGTCGGGGTCGGGTAAGTCGACGGTGGTCAATGCCGTGGCGGGGCTTTTGCGCCCGGAGCGTGGGCGGATCGTTGTCGATGGAGAGGTCGTGCTGGACAGTGGCGCCGGGCGCATGCTGCCCGCGCATCGGCGGCGGATGGGATATGTGTTTCAGGATGGGCGACTGTTTCCGCATCTGACGGTGCGGCAGAACTTGCTGTATGGCCGCTGGTTCGCGCCGAAAGGGGCGGGTGTGCCGCTCGACCGGATCGTGGATCTGTTGGGAATTGGCACGTTGTTGGAGCGTCGACCCGGCGGGCTGTCGGGGGGCGAGAAGCAGCGTGTGGCGATCGGGCGGGCGATCCTGTCGAACCCACGTCTTCTGTTGATGGATGAACCGCTGGCCGCGCTGGACGAGGCGCGCAAGGCCGAAATCCTGCCCTATCTGGAGCGGCTGCGGGACGAGCTTTCGCTGCCGATCCTTTATGTCAGCCATTCGGTGGCCGAGGTGGCGCGTCTGGCAACGACGGTGGTTCTGCTGGAGGCGGGGCGGGTGGTGACGGCGGGGGCGGTTGGGGATGTACTGGCCGATCCGGCCATCGCGCCGGTGATGGGGCTGCGCGAGGCGGGGGCGGTGCTGACGGCGCGGCTGGTGGCGCAGGAGGAGGACGGGTTGACCCGGCTTGACCATGCGGGGGGCGCGATCTTTCTGCCGCGCGTGATGGCCCCGGCTGGGACGGAGATACGGCTGCGCATCCTTGCACGCGATGTGATGCTGGCGGTGGAGCGACCGTCGGGCATTTCGGCGCTGAACATCCTGGCCGGGGTGGTCGAGGAGGTGCGCGCTGGCGATGGGCCGGGGGCGATGGTGCGGCTGCGCGTCGGGGATGAGGCGCTTTTGGCGCGGATCACGCAGCGGTCGGCACGTATGTTGGACCTTGCGCCGGGGCGGGCGGTCTTTGCCGTGCTGAAGGCCGTTTCGGTGGCGCAGGGCGATGTCGGCGGGCGCGGATAGCGCAGGCTGCCGCAAGATCGGGCATCTGACGGCATCGTGACGGCTTTTCTTGGCATTCGGGGGTTGCAGAGGGGCGCTGGCGCGTCACTGTCCTGCGGTGGAATGATGTCGCTGGCGCGAGGATGATTTGCCCATGTCGATCTGGAAGCAATCGGTGCTGAGCCTTGTCCTGATTTTGGGGGCGGGGCTGGGCATGGCGGCGCTGGTGCCGGCCGCGAACGGGGCGTTGCGGGGGATCGGGCTGGGCGCGGCGCTGGACCTCGTCGGGTTGACGGCACCGGTGGCAGAGGCCGGTCCGGCACGCGGCGCGGGCGGGCCGAGGGGCGGGCCTGCGACGGTTGTCGCGCAGCCGCCCGGCGAGGGACGGATCGCGGATCGGGTTACGGCCATCGGCGATGGCCGCGCGATCCGGTCTGTCGTGGTGTCGCCCGAAACGCCGGGGCGGGTTGTCGAGGTGCTGATCCAATCCGGCCAGCCCGTTACGGCGGGGGATATTCTTTTGCGGCTGGACAGCGAGGCGGAAGAGATTGCCGTAGCCCGCGCGCAATTGGTGGTGGAGGATGCTCGGTCGGCCTTGGACCGGCTGAAGCAGTTGCAGGGGTCCGGTGCGAGTTCGGGGGTGCAGCTGCGCGAGGCGGAGTTCGCGCTGCGGCAGGCGGAACTGGAGTTGCGGCAGGCAGAGTTTGACCTGTCGCTGCGCGCGGTGCCTGCGCCTGTGTCGGGTTGGATCGGGATCGTGGGGGTGGAGGTTGGTGCGCAGGTGGGCACCGCGACCGAGATCGTGCAGATCGAAGACCGTTCGGTTCTGCTGGTTGATTTCCGGCTGCCGGAGCGCATGGTGGGGCGTATCGCGCCGGGGGATGCCGTGACGGCCGAGGCTTTGGCGGGTGGTTTCGGTCCGATCCCGGGCGTCGTAAGCGCGATTGACAACCGGGTTGATCCGGCCAGCCGTACCCTGCGGGTGCAGGCGCGATTGGACAATGCCGAGGACCGGTTGCGGGCGGGCATGTCCTTTATGATCGGGATCGATCTGCCGGGAGAGCCTGCGCCGACGGTCAGCCCGCTATCGGTGCAGTGGAACCGCGATGGGGCCTTTGTCTGGGTGGTGCGTGAGGGCAAGGCGGCGCGCCTGCCGATTCGCATCCTGCAACGGTCCGAGACGGAGGTTTTGGTCGAGGCGGATTTTGCGCCCGGTGACAGGGTTGTGGTGGAGGGTGTGCAGGCCGTCCGCCCCGGGGCCGAGGTCCAGATTGCGGGGGAGGAGGCGACATCGGCCGCCGCGAAGCCTGATGCGGCAAAGCTTTAGGCCGGGGTGGTGGGCATGAACCGGACGCAACGGAATGCGCATCTGTCGGGCACCGCGCTGTTTGTGCGCAGGCCGATCCTTGCCTTTGTCCTGAATGCGATGATCGTCATTGCAGGGGTGGCGGGCTATTTGGGCGGCGAAGTGCGGGAATTGCCCGAGGTGGACCGCCCCGTGATCACGGTGACGACGGATTATGCCGGGGCCGCACCGGAAACGGTTGACCGCGAGATTACGGCGGCCATCGAAGGCGCGGCGGGGCGGGTGTCGGGGGTGACGGATATATCGTCCAGTTCCCGCTTTGGCCGCAGCCGGGTGACGGTGGAGTTTTCCACCGCGACCGATCTGGATGTGGCCGCGACCGACATGCGCGACGCTATCGCGCGCATCGCCAATAACCTGCCCGATCAGGCGGATGCGCCGCGCATCGTGAAAGCCGATGCCAATGCCGATGCGGTGATGCGGTTGTCCCTGACCTCTCCCAGTCGCAGTGCCGAGGGGTTGACGCGGATTGCCGAAGATCTGGTGCAGGACAGGCTTTTGTCGGTGGAAGGGGTGGCCGATCTGCAGATTTTCGGGGATCGGGCCGAGGTGTTCCGCATCGATATCGACCTACGGCAACTGGCGGCGCGGGGGCTTTCTTTGGCTGATCTGCGCAATGCGGTGGCGGATGTGTCCTTCGACGCGCCCGCGGGATCGCTGGCATCGGAGGCGCAATCGCTTGTGGTGCGGACAACGGCAGCGATCAACTCGCCCGAGGCGTTTGAGGCGATCCTCCTTGGCGACGGGGTGCGATTGGGCGATGTGGCGCGGGTGAGCCTTGGTCCGGCACTGGGCGAGTCGATCCTGCGGGCCAATGGCGAAGCGGGGGTGGGGTTGGGCCTGATCCGGGCGGCGCAGTCGAACACGCTGCGCATATCGGCGGGGGTGCAGGAGGCGGTGGCAGAGTTGCAACCGATCCTGCCGGATGACGTGACGCTGCGGATCACGTCGGATGATGCGACCTTTGTGGCGGGCGCGCTGCGCGAGGTGGCGGTGACGCTGATGCTGTCGACGCTGATCGTCGTGGCGGTGATCTTTGCCTTCCTATTCGATCTGCGTGCGACGCTGGTGCCCGCCGTTGCGATGCCCGTGGCCCTGATCGGGACGCTGGCAGCGGTCTATCTGGCAGGCTTCAGCATCAATATCCTGACGCTTCTGGCGCTGGTCCTTGCGACGGGGATGGTGGTGGATGACGCCATCGTGGTCTTGGAGAATATCGTGCGACGGCGGTCCGAGGGGATGGGCGCGCGGGCGGCGGCGGTTCTTGGCACGCAGCAGGTGTTCTTTGCGGTGGTGACGACGACGGCGACGCTGGCGGCCGTGTTCGTGCCGCTGTCCTTTCTGCCGGGTGAGGCGGGGGGATTGTTCCGCGAGTTTGGCTTTACGCTGGCGATGGCGGTGCTGTTGTCATCGGTGGTTGCGCTGACGTTGTGCCCGGTTCTGGCAAGCCGGGTTCTGGGGGATGCGAGGGCCACGCAGACCGGGGCGCTGGCCGGACTGGGGGCAGGGCTGTCAGGGGCCTATCGGCGGGCGCTGGAGGCGGCGCTGGCGGCCCCCATCGTGGTGGTGGCGGTATCGCTGATGCTGGCGGGGGTGGCTGCCTTGGCGCTGGGCGCGATCCGGCAGGAATTGACGCCGCCCGAGGATCGGGCCGTGGCCCTGTTGCGGGTGGAAGCGCCGCAGGGCGTTTCGCTGGATTACACCTTCGGCAAAATGCGCGAGATCGAGGACGCAGTGGCCCCTCTGGTTGACAGCGGCGAGGTGCAGAACGTCTTTTCCATCACCGGGTCGGGCGGGTCGTCTAATTCCGGTTTCATGGTCATGACGCTGGCCCCTTGGGAACAGCGGACGCGCAGCCAGCAAGAGATCGTGGGGGATGTAAACCGCGCCTTGGCGCGGGTGATCGGGGTGCGTGCCTTTGCCATCCAGCCCAACAGCCTGCGCATCCGGGGCGCGGGGCAGGGATTGAGCTTTGCCATCGTCGGGCCAAGCTATGAGGGGCTGGCGGAACAGGCGCAGGCCTTGGTGGCCGCGATGGAAGAAAACCCGGCCTTCGGGCAGGTGCGGCTGGGTTATGACACGACACAGCCCCAGCTTTTCCTTGAGGTGGACCGCGCGCGGGCGTCAGACCTTGGGGTGAGCATCGAAGGCTTGGGCGAGGCCTTGCAGGCTGTGTTGGACGGGCGGACGGTTGGCACGGTGTTCATCGGGGATCGCAGCCATGACATCCAGATGATCTCGACCACGGATCCGGTGAATGACCCGTCTGATCTGGAACGGGTCTTCATGCGGTCAGCCAGTGGTGAGAACGTGCCGATCTCGGCCTTCGTACGGTTGGAGGAGCGGGCCGTTGCGCCAGAACTGGGACGCGAGGCGCAGATGCGATCTGTGCCGATCACGGCGGGTTTGACGCCCGATCTGGCGCTGGGGCCTGCGCTGCAAGAGGTGGAGCGGCTGGCATCGGATATCCTGCCTGCGGGAAGCCGGGTCGTTCCCTTGGCAGAGGCAGCGGCGCTGGGTGAGACCGGGTCGGGCATTCTGCTGACCTTCGGATTCGCGATCCTGATCGTGTTCCTTGTGCTTGCCGCGCAATTCGAGAGTTTCGTTTCGGCGGTGATCGTGATGTCGACGGTGCCACTTGGATTGGCCTGCGCGGTCTTTGCACTGATCCTGACGGGGGGGAGTCTGAACGTCTATTCCCAGATCGGGCTGGTTCTTCTGGTGGGGATCATGGCGAAGAACGGCATCCTGATCGTCGAATTTGCCAATCAATTGCGCGATCAGGGCCGCGGGGTGCGTGAAGCGATCACGCAAGGCGCGGTGATCCGGTTGCGCCCGGTGATGATGACCATGGTGTCGACCGTGCTGGGAGGCGTGCCGTTGATCCTGTCTTCGGGGCCGGGGGCCGAAGCGCGCGAGGCCTTGGGCTGGGTGATCGTGGGGGGGCTTGGTCTGGCGACGCTGGTGACATTGTTCCTGACGCCTGTGGTCTATCTCCTACTGGCGGGTTGGTCAGTGCCGAAGGCGGCGGAAGAGGCGCGGTTGCGGCGGGAACTGGATGCGGCGACGGGCGGGCCTGTGGCTGCGGAATAGGCGGTCAGGCCAGCGCGAGGATCGGGCCATCGAGCAGGTCCATCAAGGTGCCGAAGTACCCCTCAGACCGGGCGGGCTGCGTGGGGTCTGAGGTGATGGCCACGGCGAGGCGAGCTGTGGGGTGGGACGCGATGATCTGGCCGCCAAAGCCGCGGGCGAGGGTCCAGCCTGTGGGGCTGAGGAACCAGCCAAGGCCATAGCCTAGGCCGGAGAAGGGTGAGCGGGTCTGGGGAATTTGCGAGGCGGTGATCCAGTCGGGGGGAAGCACTTCGGTGCCGTCGGCGCGGCCAGCGTCTCGCATCATCTGCGCCACGCGCAGCATGGCGCGGGGGGTGAGGGCCATTTCATTGCCGCCGAAATGAAATCCCTGCGGATCGCGTGTCCAATTGGGAATGTCGATGCCCAAGGGGCGGCCCAGCCTTTCGCGGGCGAGATCATGCAGCGTCTGGCCCGTGGCGGTTACAAGCGCCGCGCCGAGGACATGGGTGGTGCCCGTGGAATAGATCATCCGTCCGCCATTCGGGGCAATGCGGGGCTGACGTAGCGCATAGGCGACCCAGTTCCGTGACGAAACCCAAGCGCCGTAGTTGCCCCCGGAGGTGCCTTGCAGGCCCGCGCGCAGGGTGACGAGGTGGTTCATGGTCAATTCGGCCACCCCTTCGGTGGCATCGCGCGGGATCAGCGACGGGGCCACATCGCCAAGGCGCGAGTCGAGCGAGGGGATTTCCCCCCGCGCGATGGCGGTGCCAAGAAGGAGGGCGAGCAAGCTTTTTGAACAGGATTTGATATTGGCCGCGTGGTCCAGACCGCGCCCGCGCGGGGCTTCGGCCAAAAGAACGGCATCGCCGCGCTGCACGAGGATGGCGTGAAGCTGGGGCAGGGCGAGCGCGCGGTTACGGAGCGCATCGACGGGGTCTTGGGCGCGCGTCAGGCCGGGGGCGGCCAGAGTGGCCGCAAGGCCGAGGGTCACATGGCGACGGGTCAGGGGCATGGGCGTTGGGTGGCTGTGCGGGTCGCGCCTCAGGATGACTGTGGACAGGGAAAGGGCAAGGCAGGGGCGGGTCACGATGCCGTCAGAGGGGCCTCGACAGTGGGGACGGGTTGGGGTTCCTTTGGCACAACAGAGCAGAAAGGGAAGACCGGTGGTGCATCGGATCGAAGTGCGGGTCTATTACGAGGACACCGATCTGGCAGGGATCGTCTATTACGCCAATTACCTGAAATTCATTGAGCGGGCGCGCACGGAATGGGTGCGCGGCCTTGGCATAGATCAGGGCGCGCTGAAGCGCGGGAAGGGCATCGTCTTTGCCGTGCGACGGGTGGAGGCGGATTATCTGCGGCCTGCGGTTTTCGATGATCTGCTGGGGGTGACGACGCGGCTTCTGGCGCTGGGCGGGGCGCGGATCGAGTTGGAGCAAGAGGTTTGGCGGGGAGAGGAGCGGCTGTTCGCGGCCAAGGTGGTGCTGGTTTGCATGTCGGATGCGGGCGGACCCGCGCGCTTGCCACCTGAGGTGAGGGCAAGGCTGGAGGCGGGTTGACGGCGCGGCTTTCGGCACATTCGGGGGCGAATTGCTGCGCTGCGGCGGCGGGTTGCCGCGCAGGGGCGCGCTGTCGCGCAGATGTGTTGGCATTCCCCTTTGAATACGGATAGAATCGCCGCTAATGGGCCACGCCAAGGATGGCCCCGGGACAAGAGCAGGCGTAATGGAAACGGAAACCCTCGCGGCGGCGCAGGAGATTGATTTCTCTGTGCTCGCGCTTTTCATGAAAGCGACCCTCACCAACAAGCTGGTGCTTGTCACCCTGCTTTTGATGAGCTTCTGGTCATGGTCGATCATCATCCAGCGCGTGCTGACCTTCCGGCGTGCGCGAGCCGAGGCTGAAGAGTTCGACCGCGCCTTCTGGTCAGGCGAACCGCTAGATGAGCTGTATGAGGCGATCGGGCCGCAGCCGCAGGGCGCGAGCGAGCGGATTTTTGTGGCTGCGATGACGGAATGGCGGCGCAGCCATCGGCAGGACGGCAAGCTGATCGCCGGCGCGCAGGCGCGCATCGACCGGGCCATGGATGTCGCCATCGCGCGCGAGAACGAGGCCTTGAACAAGGGGCTTGGCTTTCTGGCGACCACCGGGTCGACCGCGCCCTTCATCGGTTTGTTCGGGACGGTCTGGGGGATCAAGCACAGCTTTGAGCAGATCGCCATCAGCCAGAACACCAACCTTGCCGTCGTGGCACCGGGCATCGCCGAGGCGCTGCTGGCCACGGCCATCGGCCTTGTCGCCGCTATCCCGGCAGTGGTGGCCTATAACAAGCTGAACAGCGACAGCGAGCGTATCCTGAACGGGTATGAGAGTTTCGCTGACGAATTTTCCACCATCCTGTCGCGCCAGTTGGACGCCTGAGCCATGGGGGCGGGGGTTCAAAAGGGCGGCGGGGCTGGGGGCGGGCGTCGGGGCCGCAGACGGCGCGGCAGTGGGCCGATGTCGGATATCAACGTCACGCCCTTTATCGACGTGATGCTGGTTTTGCTGATCATCTTCATGGTGGCGGCGCCCATGCTGACGGTGGGGGTGCCGATTGAGCTGCCGGAAACGGCGGCCAATGCGCTGCCATCCGAGCAAGAGGAACCGCTGGCCATCACCATGACGGCGGATGGGCGGCTGTTGATCCAGACGACAGAGACGGCACCGGAAGAACTGATCACGCGGCTGACGGCGATTGCGGCAGAGCGGACCTCGGACAAGATCTTTTTGCGGGCGGATGGGGCCATTCCCTATGCCCGCGTGGCCGAGGTGATGGGCGCGCTGAATGCGGGCGGGTTCAACAATATCGGTCTGGTCACCGATGCAGGTGGCCCGACGCTTGACGGTAACGGCGGCTGACGGCCGGGCGGGGCATGGAAAAGGGCCAGATCATTTCGGGCGTCGCGCATGCGGGCGTGATCCTCTGGGTTGTCCTGGGGGATTGGCTGTTTCGTGCCGATGTGCTGCCCGAAATCCAGGTGGCTGAAGTGTCCCTTTTGTCGAGTGCGGAGTTTGACGCGATGATGGCGGCTGCGCCGCCGCCTGTGGTGGAACCCGAGCCGGTGGCAGAACCGGAGGCGGTGCAGCCCCCGGAACCGGTGCAGCCTACGGAACCACCGCCCCCTGCGGAGGAACCGCCACCCGTGGCCCCGCCAGAAGAGCCGCTGCCGGAGGAATTGCCGCAGGAAGCGGTGCCGCAACCGATCGAGACGCCAGAGCCCGTCGCCCCTATCGCCGAGATTGAGCAGCCGATCCCGGTGCCCCTGTCGGATGCCCGTCCGCGTCCGCGCCCGGTGGACCGTGTGGCGGCAACGCCGGTGGAAAGCGTCGATGCGCCCGAAGTGGCCGATCAGGTCATCGAAGAGGTGACCGACCAGCCAACCGAAGAGACGGCGATCGTCGAGGAAGAACAGCAGGCCGCAGCCCCGGAAGAGGCCACGACGCAGATCGTGACCGAGGCGGTGGAGACTGAAGAAAATGCGCCGCAATTGGAGATGACCTCTTCGCTCCGGCCCCGGTCGCGCCCTGCGCGCGTGGCCGAAACGCCGGTCGAGGAAGAGGTTGCGGCAACGCCCAGCGAGGCACCTGCGGAGGCGCCCGCCGAAGAGGCCGCGACGGAAGATGCGGTTGCGGCGGCCTTGGCCGAGGCGCTTGCAGAAGAGGCTGCGGCAGAGCCTGCGGCCGAGCCTGCGCAATCGGCGGCGACCGATCTGCCGGTGGGGCCGCCGATGACGGCGGGTGAAAAGGATGCGCTTCGGGTGGCTGTGAATGCCTGCTGGAATGTGGGTGCCCTGTCTATGGAAGCGCTGCGCACCACAGTGACGGTGGGCTTTTCTGTCGGGCAGGATGGCGTGCCGGATGCCGGCTCGATCACCCTTGTGGATTCGGCTGGTGGGTCTGATACCGCCACGCGACAGGCCTATGAGGCGGCGCGGCGGGCGATCATCCGCTGTGGCGCGCGCGGATTTCCGCTGCCGCCGGAGAAATACGAACAATGGAAGAATATCGAGATCGTCTTCGATCCCAACGGGATGCGGATGCGATGAGATGTGAATGTAACCGGGATGGAACGATGCTCGCGCGGATGTGTGCGCAAGTTGGAGCCATTCACGGCATTTTGGAAAC
Encoded proteins:
- the modB gene encoding molybdate ABC transporter permease subunit, with product MFDSLSPEEWQAVALSLRVSFWATVVSLPLGIFVAYALARWDFWGRQVLNGLVHLPLILPPVVTGYLLLITFGRKGYVGQFLDQWFGIVLAFRWTGAALAAGVMAFPLMVRAIRLAIEAVDPKLEQAAGTLGASRGWVFLTVTLPLILPGIVAGAILAFAKAMGEFGATITFVSNIPGQTQTLPSAIYAFLQVPGGEAQAFRLVLVSIVVAMGALLLSEWVSRAVARRIAGA
- the modC gene encoding molybdenum ABC transporter ATP-binding protein, which encodes MTLEVALSHRFGGFALEVDFTAPPGVTALFGRSGSGKSTVVNAVAGLLRPERGRIVVDGEVVLDSGAGRMLPAHRRRMGYVFQDGRLFPHLTVRQNLLYGRWFAPKGAGVPLDRIVDLLGIGTLLERRPGGLSGGEKQRVAIGRAILSNPRLLLMDEPLAALDEARKAEILPYLERLRDELSLPILYVSHSVAEVARLATTVVLLEAGRVVTAGAVGDVLADPAIAPVMGLREAGAVLTARLVAQEEDGLTRLDHAGGAIFLPRVMAPAGTEIRLRILARDVMLAVERPSGISALNILAGVVEEVRAGDGPGAMVRLRVGDEALLARITQRSARMLDLAPGRAVFAVLKAVSVAQGDVGGRG
- a CDS encoding efflux RND transporter periplasmic adaptor subunit; the encoded protein is MSIWKQSVLSLVLILGAGLGMAALVPAANGALRGIGLGAALDLVGLTAPVAEAGPARGAGGPRGGPATVVAQPPGEGRIADRVTAIGDGRAIRSVVVSPETPGRVVEVLIQSGQPVTAGDILLRLDSEAEEIAVARAQLVVEDARSALDRLKQLQGSGASSGVQLREAEFALRQAELELRQAEFDLSLRAVPAPVSGWIGIVGVEVGAQVGTATEIVQIEDRSVLLVDFRLPERMVGRIAPGDAVTAEALAGGFGPIPGVVSAIDNRVDPASRTLRVQARLDNAEDRLRAGMSFMIGIDLPGEPAPTVSPLSVQWNRDGAFVWVVREGKAARLPIRILQRSETEVLVEADFAPGDRVVVEGVQAVRPGAEVQIAGEEATSAAAKPDAAKL
- a CDS encoding efflux RND transporter permease subunit yields the protein MNRTQRNAHLSGTALFVRRPILAFVLNAMIVIAGVAGYLGGEVRELPEVDRPVITVTTDYAGAAPETVDREITAAIEGAAGRVSGVTDISSSSRFGRSRVTVEFSTATDLDVAATDMRDAIARIANNLPDQADAPRIVKADANADAVMRLSLTSPSRSAEGLTRIAEDLVQDRLLSVEGVADLQIFGDRAEVFRIDIDLRQLAARGLSLADLRNAVADVSFDAPAGSLASEAQSLVVRTTAAINSPEAFEAILLGDGVRLGDVARVSLGPALGESILRANGEAGVGLGLIRAAQSNTLRISAGVQEAVAELQPILPDDVTLRITSDDATFVAGALREVAVTLMLSTLIVVAVIFAFLFDLRATLVPAVAMPVALIGTLAAVYLAGFSINILTLLALVLATGMVVDDAIVVLENIVRRRSEGMGARAAAVLGTQQVFFAVVTTTATLAAVFVPLSFLPGEAGGLFREFGFTLAMAVLLSSVVALTLCPVLASRVLGDARATQTGALAGLGAGLSGAYRRALEAALAAPIVVVAVSLMLAGVAALALGAIRQELTPPEDRAVALLRVEAPQGVSLDYTFGKMREIEDAVAPLVDSGEVQNVFSITGSGGSSNSGFMVMTLAPWEQRTRSQQEIVGDVNRALARVIGVRAFAIQPNSLRIRGAGQGLSFAIVGPSYEGLAEQAQALVAAMEENPAFGQVRLGYDTTQPQLFLEVDRARASDLGVSIEGLGEALQAVLDGRTVGTVFIGDRSHDIQMISTTDPVNDPSDLERVFMRSASGENVPISAFVRLEERAVAPELGREAQMRSVPITAGLTPDLALGPALQEVERLASDILPAGSRVVPLAEAAALGETGSGILLTFGFAILIVFLVLAAQFESFVSAVIVMSTVPLGLACAVFALILTGGSLNVYSQIGLVLLVGIMAKNGILIVEFANQLRDQGRGVREAITQGAVIRLRPVMMTMVSTVLGGVPLILSSGPGAEAREALGWVIVGGLGLATLVTLFLTPVVYLLLAGWSVPKAAEEARLRRELDAATGGPVAAE
- a CDS encoding serine hydrolase domain-containing protein; the protein is MPLTRRHVTLGLAATLAAPGLTRAQDPVDALRNRALALPQLHAILVQRGDAVLLAEAPRGRGLDHAANIKSCSKSLLALLLGTAIARGEIPSLDSRLGDVAPSLIPRDATEGVAELTMNHLVTLRAGLQGTSGGNYGAWVSSRNWVAYALRQPRIAPNGGRMIYSTGTTHVLGAALVTATGQTLHDLARERLGRPLGIDIPNWTRDPQGFHFGGNEMALTPRAMLRVAQMMRDAGRADGTEVLPPDWITASQIPQTRSPFSGLGYGLGWFLSPTGWTLARGFGGQIIASHPTARLAVAITSDPTQPARSEGYFGTLMDLLDGPILALA
- the ybgC gene encoding tol-pal system-associated acyl-CoA thioesterase produces the protein MVHRIEVRVYYEDTDLAGIVYYANYLKFIERARTEWVRGLGIDQGALKRGKGIVFAVRRVEADYLRPAVFDDLLGVTTRLLALGGARIELEQEVWRGEERLFAAKVVLVCMSDAGGPARLPPEVRARLEAG
- the tolQ gene encoding protein TolQ; translated protein: METETLAAAQEIDFSVLALFMKATLTNKLVLVTLLLMSFWSWSIIIQRVLTFRRARAEAEEFDRAFWSGEPLDELYEAIGPQPQGASERIFVAAMTEWRRSHRQDGKLIAGAQARIDRAMDVAIARENEALNKGLGFLATTGSTAPFIGLFGTVWGIKHSFEQIAISQNTNLAVVAPGIAEALLATAIGLVAAIPAVVAYNKLNSDSERILNGYESFADEFSTILSRQLDA
- the tolR gene encoding protein TolR, with protein sequence MGAGVQKGGGAGGGRRGRRRRGSGPMSDINVTPFIDVMLVLLIIFMVAAPMLTVGVPIELPETAANALPSEQEEPLAITMTADGRLLIQTTETAPEELITRLTAIAAERTSDKIFLRADGAIPYARVAEVMGALNAGGFNNIGLVTDAGGPTLDGNGG
- a CDS encoding cell envelope biogenesis protein TolA, whose amino-acid sequence is MEKGQIISGVAHAGVILWVVLGDWLFRADVLPEIQVAEVSLLSSAEFDAMMAAAPPPVVEPEPVAEPEAVQPPEPVQPTEPPPPAEEPPPVAPPEEPLPEELPQEAVPQPIETPEPVAPIAEIEQPIPVPLSDARPRPRPVDRVAATPVESVDAPEVADQVIEEVTDQPTEETAIVEEEQQAAAPEEATTQIVTEAVETEENAPQLEMTSSLRPRSRPARVAETPVEEEVAATPSEAPAEAPAEEAATEDAVAAALAEALAEEAAAEPAAEPAQSAATDLPVGPPMTAGEKDALRVAVNACWNVGALSMEALRTTVTVGFSVGQDGVPDAGSITLVDSAGGSDTATRQAYEAARRAIIRCGARGFPLPPEKYEQWKNIEIVFDPNGMRMR